One genomic window of Candidatus Poribacteria bacterium includes the following:
- a CDS encoding diguanylate cyclase, producing MARILVVDDDKLVLQLFIETLSEEGYNVDGASSGTEALDLLRRNQYEVILTDLKLPEMSGIEILKKAKSKDPNVEVIIITAYGTIDLIVEAVREGAYDFIVKPAELSRISLAVKNALTKRSLERELKEAIRKHQELYEMAVRDPLTGLYNQRYFRDLMGREINKGGTLSLVMFDLDNFKYYNDTHGHLKGDQLLKDIAKILESNRRSTDIVARYGGDEFTIILPGTTKENAERFAWRCVREVENHHFKGEEVMPKGKVTMSGGVASFPEDAIGAEELVEKADKACYWAKEMGRNRVMAYERREEEDEG from the coding sequence ATGGCCAGGATCCTGGTGGTAGATGACGATAAATTGGTGCTTCAACTGTTCATCGAGACGCTGAGCGAAGAGGGATATAATGTGGATGGAGCCTCCAGCGGAACTGAGGCTTTGGACCTCCTCAGGAGAAATCAATATGAGGTCATACTCACCGATCTTAAACTGCCCGAGATGAGCGGGATCGAGATACTCAAAAAGGCGAAGTCGAAGGATCCAAATGTCGAGGTTATCATCATAACCGCCTATGGCACGATAGATCTCATAGTAGAAGCCGTTAGAGAAGGCGCTTATGACTTCATAGTTAAGCCGGCTGAACTGAGCCGGATATCCCTGGCGGTCAAGAACGCTCTCACCAAACGGTCGCTCGAAAGAGAACTAAAGGAAGCCATCAGGAAACATCAGGAGCTCTACGAGATGGCGGTAAGAGATCCCCTCACCGGCCTCTACAATCAGAGATACTTCCGGGACCTTATGGGACGGGAGATAAACAAGGGCGGAACGCTATCGCTGGTGATGTTCGATCTGGATAACTTCAAATATTACAACGACACACATGGACACCTGAAAGGCGATCAACTGCTCAAGGATATAGCTAAAATCCTTGAAAGTAACAGACGCAGCACCGATATAGTCGCCAGATATGGGGGTGATGAATTCACTATTATCCTCCCAGGAACGACGAAGGAGAACGCGGAACGGTTCGCCTGGAGATGTGTGAGGGAGGTGGAAAACCATCACTTTAAGGGCGAGGAGGTGATGCCTAAAGGGAAGGTGACGATGAGTGGTGGCGTAGCCTCCTTCCCCGAGGATGCCATCGGGGCGGAGGAACTGGTCGAAAAGGCCGATAAAGCGTGCTATTGGGCCAAAGAGATGGGCAGAAATAGAGTTATGGCCTATGAAAGGAGAGAGGAAGAGGATGAGGGATAG
- a CDS encoding response regulator has translation MRDRILIVEPEPSVRESLRLILRDDHEIETAGEMDEAKEMLSKGRFDLVMVDLTEGDLAPLTDLMSRVEGIPVIVISSFRDPSLIVNAMKLGVADYILKPFDVHSLRDSVEKAIRKSRETRAAMSAEEEREVIVDAVLFRGYFYYLESIRSFGRSVNTAPDMESLVRRMIQSVMTSLGVGQCMIFLPEDDGFALKSYSPMSQSVQNILTVPRSHPLFQFLEKEGRIAFERELKAHMPEDSRELISRLSGLGVYLYAPMLVEEKLMGAIVVGDKLCGTRFVPGELDLLSTLALQGAWAIRAITSRQSVEGMNRFLKDLLDNLTSGVIAIDVEGRILIFNSYAQKLTGYDPDQILGQNISKLGDEFSSMVMRSLGMDEPQKRVEVRLTSAKGDEIPIGMNISILKNPSGEKIGAAMIFADLSHVQRIEAKRRLSDKLDIWLAVAAELEHLFRNPLVSIKTFAQLLPEKYEDEEFRTKFYRLVGDDVDFMSSLIEEFTAFSHPLHLERKPADLNLIISKVISKLKGEMEGIELDLEYDEKLGQVILDSDLFSKALENVLTNCLDDLDPDRRRISLKTGSIQDIWNGGKKAIVEISYPRVEDYVRPLKGAGTIQFAIAERIIAEHGGLIYMEEKEGKMISLRIELPMEDESGSKA, from the coding sequence ATGAGGGATAGGATTCTGATCGTTGAGCCCGAACCCAGCGTCCGAGAATCCCTCAGGTTGATACTTCGGGATGATCACGAGATCGAAACTGCCGGGGAGATGGACGAGGCAAAGGAGATGCTATCCAAAGGGCGGTTCGATCTGGTGATGGTTGACCTAACCGAGGGGGACCTCGCCCCGTTGACCGACCTGATGTCCAGAGTTGAGGGAATACCCGTGATAGTCATCTCATCCTTCAGAGATCCCAGCCTCATCGTTAACGCCATGAAGCTCGGCGTGGCCGACTACATACTTAAACCGTTCGATGTCCATTCGCTGAGGGATTCCGTCGAGAAGGCGATCCGAAAGTCCAGGGAGACACGAGCCGCCATGTCCGCCGAGGAGGAAAGAGAGGTCATCGTGGACGCGGTGCTGTTCAGAGGATATTTCTACTATCTCGAATCGATCCGTTCTTTCGGCCGATCGGTCAACACCGCGCCGGACATGGAGTCCCTTGTCCGTAGGATGATACAATCGGTTATGACGTCGCTCGGCGTAGGTCAATGTATGATCTTCCTGCCGGAGGATGACGGATTCGCCCTGAAAAGTTATTCCCCTATGAGTCAATCCGTTCAGAACATACTTACCGTCCCTCGCTCGCATCCGCTCTTCCAGTTCTTGGAAAAAGAAGGAAGGATAGCATTCGAGAGGGAGCTGAAAGCCCACATGCCTGAAGATTCACGCGAGCTTATCTCCAGACTCAGTGGATTAGGTGTGTATCTATACGCTCCAATGCTGGTCGAGGAGAAACTGATGGGGGCGATAGTCGTCGGTGATAAGCTCTGTGGCACGAGATTTGTCCCCGGTGAGCTCGATCTGCTTTCAACCCTGGCCTTACAGGGGGCTTGGGCGATCAGGGCCATAACCTCGCGCCAGAGCGTAGAGGGGATGAACAGATTCCTGAAAGATCTGCTGGATAACCTCACCAGCGGAGTCATAGCGATCGACGTTGAGGGCAGAATACTGATCTTCAACAGCTACGCTCAAAAACTTACGGGATATGACCCGGATCAAATTCTGGGCCAGAATATCTCCAAGCTGGGCGATGAGTTCTCGTCCATGGTCATGCGCTCGCTCGGGATGGATGAACCTCAAAAAAGAGTCGAAGTTCGTTTGACTTCGGCCAAGGGTGATGAAATCCCCATCGGCATGAACATATCCATCCTGAAGAACCCCTCCGGCGAAAAGATCGGCGCGGCGATGATATTCGCCGATCTCTCACATGTCCAGCGTATCGAAGCGAAGAGGAGGTTATCGGATAAGCTCGATATATGGCTCGCCGTCGCCGCCGAGCTGGAACATCTCTTCAGAAATCCTCTCGTTTCCATCAAGACGTTCGCCCAGCTTCTTCCGGAGAAATACGAGGACGAGGAGTTCAGAACGAAGTTTTACAGGTTGGTGGGCGATGACGTGGACTTCATGAGCAGCCTCATCGAAGAATTCACTGCCTTCTCACACCCCTTACACCTTGAAAGGAAACCGGCCGATCTTAATCTCATCATCTCAAAGGTTATATCAAAGCTGAAGGGAGAGATGGAGGGGATCGAACTTGATCTCGAATATGATGAGAAACTCGGTCAGGTTATACTCGATTCGGATCTTTTTTCCAAGGCACTGGAAAACGTTCTCACAAATTGCCTGGATGATCTTGACCCGGATAGACGCAGGATTTCGCTGAAAACCGGATCGATACAGGACATATGGAACGGGGGGAAAAAGGCGATCGTGGAGATATCATATCCAAGGGTCGAGGATTATGTTAGACCTTTGAAAGGCGCGGGAACGATCCAGTTTGCCATCGCCGAGCGCATCATAGCGGAACACGGAGGATTGATCTATATGGAGGAGAAGGAGGGCAAGATGATATCGCTCAGGATCGAGCTACCTATGGAGGATGAGAGTGGCTCAAAGGCCTAA